One Bacillus sp. 1780r2a1 DNA segment encodes these proteins:
- a CDS encoding DinB family protein, with the protein MYITVEDFIKEWNREALLTQKVLEGLTDQALTQKVYAEGRTLGRIVWHFTTNIPDYLVHFGVEIAKLENAEHMPSCGKEFAETFNKISLQVAKAISQQWTDETLKEVQTAFGRQETNAQILMGLIKHIIHHRGQVTVLIRQAGLEPFGVYGPTKEGWEGRGVENPPL; encoded by the coding sequence ATGTACATAACAGTAGAAGACTTTATTAAAGAATGGAACCGGGAAGCCCTGCTTACTCAAAAAGTTTTAGAAGGTCTAACTGATCAAGCGTTAACTCAAAAGGTGTATGCAGAAGGCCGCACTCTAGGAAGAATTGTATGGCACTTTACAACAAATATTCCAGACTATTTGGTTCATTTTGGGGTGGAAATAGCTAAGCTAGAAAATGCTGAACATATGCCCTCCTGTGGTAAAGAGTTTGCGGAAACTTTCAATAAAATCAGCTTACAGGTAGCAAAAGCGATTAGCCAGCAGTGGACAGATGAAACACTAAAAGAAGTACAAACAGCCTTTGGGCGACAAGAGACGAATGCTCAAATCTTAATGGGATTGATTAAGCATATTATCCATCATCGTGGACAAGTTACGGTTCTTATACGTCAAGCTGGGCTTGAACCTTTTGGTGTATACGGTCCCACAAAAGAAGGGTGGGAAGGTAGAGGCGTTGAAAATCCTCCTCTTTAA
- a CDS encoding YpjP family protein, whose product MPRWLKRMLVVLITVFTFGLVTPPEYLYVDDAKADKQHKSGYIRDVVPSTTTFEDAELPSIHFKFEDVDSFVAYAMDQAEKQSVEKFGTKIGPVIEDEFRGAVLPEIEKVLTDIGTEREQDITNLEISEHPASGYGEKIFHVYDLQSGQDLIRFHVRRENPPKDGYWFNFHYHKAEDNFQKHYTLGKIYWNRNMPPKWMS is encoded by the coding sequence ATGCCTAGATGGTTGAAAAGAATGCTCGTTGTATTAATTACGGTATTTACATTTGGGCTTGTCACGCCACCTGAGTATTTATACGTTGATGACGCGAAAGCCGACAAGCAGCATAAATCAGGATATATACGTGATGTTGTGCCTTCCACAACCACGTTTGAAGATGCTGAGCTTCCCTCTATTCACTTTAAGTTTGAAGACGTTGATTCATTTGTTGCATATGCAATGGACCAAGCAGAGAAACAGTCCGTTGAAAAATTTGGAACGAAAATTGGACCTGTTATTGAAGATGAATTTCGTGGTGCTGTCCTACCTGAGATTGAAAAAGTCCTTACTGATATTGGTACAGAAAGAGAACAAGATATTACAAACCTAGAGATAAGTGAACATCCAGCTTCGGGTTACGGAGAGAAAATTTTTCATGTATATGATCTGCAGTCTGGGCAAGATTTGATTCGCTTTCATGTGCGGCGGGAGAATCCTCCAAAAGATGGATATTGGTTTAACTTCCATTATCATAAAGCAGAAGATAATTTTCAAAAGCACTATACGTTAGGGAAAATTTATTGGAACCGTAATATGCCTCCAAAATGGATGTCGTAA
- a CDS encoding toxin, with protein sequence MKKRILFVCMLLLGIGPTITYSSFERNYTLLKNVDVGMETSNQSYISRYLNEIVYVPKDSYNEQEVMTSLHYISRIPSPLLKEMVEKEINIKLFNGQLTDEPGFLFLRGKVPRGYELSSKVWDDVPGAGGSKTVYVKIGHSEKGQGHGSVNLELHEIAHTVDRHILHNLRHKDQFLKIWNEEKQVLFPNQHYFLHYPEEYFAEVFAMYYANSFTRSYLKENAPQTTRYLQKVIDARNF encoded by the coding sequence GTGAAAAAGAGAATCTTATTTGTTTGCATGTTGTTGCTCGGAATCGGTCCGACAATAACATATTCTTCGTTTGAACGAAATTACACGCTATTAAAAAATGTGGATGTTGGAATGGAAACAAGCAACCAATCCTACATTTCTCGCTATCTAAATGAAATAGTTTACGTACCAAAAGACAGCTATAACGAACAAGAAGTAATGACCAGCTTGCACTATATTAGTCGCATACCGTCACCGCTCTTAAAAGAAATGGTTGAAAAAGAAATTAATATAAAGTTATTTAATGGGCAACTAACTGATGAGCCAGGTTTTCTGTTTTTAAGAGGGAAAGTACCAAGAGGCTATGAGCTTTCGAGTAAGGTATGGGATGATGTCCCTGGAGCAGGAGGTTCAAAAACGGTTTATGTGAAAATTGGTCACAGCGAAAAAGGGCAAGGGCACGGTTCGGTAAACTTAGAACTGCACGAGATTGCTCATACGGTGGATCGTCATATCTTGCACAATCTCCGTCATAAAGATCAATTCTTAAAGATTTGGAACGAAGAAAAACAGGTTCTATTTCCGAATCAGCACTACTTTTTACACTATCCAGAAGAATACTTTGCTGAGGTGTTTGCAATGTATTATGCAAATTCCTTCACCCGTAGTTATTTAAAAGAAAATGCTCCACAAACAACTCGTTACTTACAAAAGGTCATTGATGCACGGAACTTCTAG
- a CDS encoding thioredoxin family protein — MKKITEEKQFHEQIKGQELSVGIFTTTWCPDCKRLDMFIDEIIEENQDKAWFEVDKDEFEELSAANNVMGIPSLLVYKNGEKIAHLHSANAKTPEAVREFLSSI, encoded by the coding sequence ATGAAAAAAATTACGGAAGAAAAACAGTTTCATGAACAAATCAAAGGACAAGAGCTAAGCGTTGGTATCTTCACTACAACATGGTGTCCAGATTGTAAACGCCTTGACATGTTCATTGATGAAATTATTGAAGAAAATCAAGATAAAGCTTGGTTTGAAGTCGATAAAGATGAATTTGAAGAACTTTCTGCAGCAAATAATGTAATGGGAATTCCATCGCTTCTTGTTTATAAAAATGGTGAAAAAATTGCACATCTTCACAGTGCAAACGCAAAAACACCTGAAGCAGTGCGTGAGTTTTTAAGCTCAATCTAA